In a genomic window of Saccharothrix sp. HUAS TT1:
- a CDS encoding NAD(P)/FAD-dependent oxidoreductase, whose product MVDVERLDGGPRSAVVVGAGVVGLSTAWFLQERGVEVTVVDRKSVAAGASWGNAGWLAPGLTIPLNEPSVLRYGLRSLLSPTAPLHVPLTADPALWSFLARFAANCRWPSWLRAVHANLPLNAEALEAFDVLTGNGVHAPTVNAPITAAFETPRQARGLLRELARMADAGQPVEHVELDGDRLREHVPVASPALTTGVRIDGQRYVDPGAFVQALARSVVARGATIRLFEVTDIRPYSKGVTVHPRTGAAVHAEVAVVATGAWLSRLADRWGVRVPVRAGRGYSFTVPVERPVPGPVYLPDARVACTPYQGGLRVAGTMEFRDPDAPGVHARLEAITASARPLLDGVRWDERRDVWVGPRPITPDGRALIGAVRAPRVYVAGGHGMWGLAHGPVTGRLLAEQITTGKQPGALRAFDPLR is encoded by the coding sequence ATGGTCGACGTCGAACGGCTCGACGGCGGACCTCGCTCGGCGGTCGTGGTCGGCGCGGGCGTCGTGGGCCTGTCGACCGCCTGGTTCCTGCAGGAGCGCGGCGTCGAGGTGACCGTGGTCGACCGCAAGTCGGTGGCCGCCGGCGCGTCGTGGGGCAACGCCGGGTGGCTCGCGCCCGGCCTGACCATCCCGCTCAACGAACCGTCCGTGCTGCGCTACGGCCTGCGCTCGCTGCTGAGCCCGACCGCGCCGCTGCACGTCCCGCTGACCGCGGACCCCGCGCTCTGGTCGTTCCTGGCCAGGTTCGCGGCGAACTGCCGGTGGCCGTCGTGGCTCCGCGCGGTGCACGCCAACCTGCCGCTCAACGCGGAGGCCCTTGAGGCGTTCGACGTGCTCACCGGCAACGGCGTGCACGCGCCCACCGTGAACGCGCCGATCACCGCCGCGTTCGAGACACCCCGCCAGGCCAGGGGGCTGCTGCGCGAGCTGGCCAGGATGGCCGACGCCGGGCAGCCGGTCGAGCACGTCGAGCTCGACGGCGACCGGCTGCGCGAGCACGTCCCCGTCGCCTCGCCCGCCCTCACCACCGGTGTGCGCATCGACGGGCAGCGCTACGTCGACCCGGGCGCCTTCGTGCAGGCCCTGGCCCGGTCGGTGGTCGCCCGCGGCGCGACGATCCGGCTGTTCGAGGTCACCGACATCCGCCCCTACAGCAAGGGCGTCACGGTCCACCCGCGGACGGGCGCGGCCGTGCACGCCGAGGTCGCCGTGGTCGCCACCGGCGCCTGGCTGTCCCGCCTGGCCGACCGGTGGGGCGTGCGCGTGCCGGTGCGCGCGGGGCGCGGCTACTCGTTCACCGTGCCCGTGGAGCGCCCGGTGCCCGGTCCCGTGTACCTGCCGGACGCGCGGGTGGCGTGCACGCCCTACCAGGGCGGGCTGCGGGTGGCGGGCACGATGGAGTTCCGCGACCCCGACGCGCCCGGCGTCCACGCCCGGCTGGAGGCGATCACCGCCTCGGCCCGCCCGCTCCTCGACGGCGTGCGCTGGGACGAGCGCCGCGACGTGTGGGTCGGCCCCCGCCCGATCACGCCCGACGGGCGGGCCCTGATCGGGGCGGTGCGCGCGCCGCGCGTGTACGTCGCCGGCGGGCACGGCATGTGGGGGCTGGCGCACGGCCCGGTCACCGGGCGGCTGCTGGCCGAGCAGATCACCACCGGCAAGCAGCCCGGGGCGTTGCGGGCGTTCGACCCGCTGCGCTGA
- a CDS encoding multidrug efflux SMR transporter yields MSWLVLIVSGVLEAVWATALGKSDGFTRLAPSVVFGVALLASMAGLACAMKELPVGTSYAVWVGIGASLTVAYGMWTGSETVSLAKVVLLLGIVACVVGLKVLH; encoded by the coding sequence GTGTCCTGGCTCGTCCTGATCGTGTCCGGTGTGCTGGAAGCCGTGTGGGCCACCGCCCTCGGCAAGTCCGACGGCTTCACCCGGCTGGCGCCCTCCGTCGTGTTCGGCGTCGCGCTGCTCGCGAGCATGGCCGGGTTGGCCTGCGCGATGAAGGAACTCCCCGTCGGCACCTCCTACGCGGTGTGGGTCGGCATCGGGGCGTCGCTCACCGTCGCCTACGGCATGTGGACGGGGTCGGAAACCGTCTCGCTCGCCAAGGTCGTCCTCCTGCTCGGGATCGTGGCCTGCGTCGTGGGGCTCAAGGTCCTGCACTGA
- a CDS encoding ATP/GTP-binding protein, which translates to MGSRAFDAAPLTISAKIVVAGGFGVGKTTFVGSVSEVPPINTEAWMTEAAEGVDPVDPEGEKTTTTVAMDFGRLTLSDDLVLYLFGTPGQPRFWFMWDDLSRGALGAVVLVDTRRIAESFAAINYFENDSDLPFVVVVNKFDGLLAHDLDEVRDALAISPDVPLVTCDARDRASVGGALRALVSYAMDLSLSFGPV; encoded by the coding sequence ATGGGCTCAAGGGCGTTTGACGCCGCGCCGTTGACGATTTCGGCGAAGATCGTGGTCGCCGGCGGTTTCGGGGTCGGCAAGACGACGTTCGTGGGTTCGGTGTCCGAGGTGCCGCCGATCAACACCGAGGCGTGGATGACCGAGGCAGCCGAGGGCGTCGACCCGGTCGACCCGGAGGGCGAGAAGACCACCACCACGGTCGCGATGGACTTCGGCCGGTTGACGCTGAGCGACGACCTGGTGCTGTACCTGTTCGGCACACCGGGCCAGCCGCGCTTCTGGTTCATGTGGGACGACCTGTCGCGCGGCGCGCTGGGCGCGGTCGTGCTGGTCGACACCCGTCGCATCGCCGAGTCGTTCGCGGCCATCAACTACTTCGAGAACGACTCGGACCTGCCGTTCGTCGTCGTGGTGAACAAGTTCGACGGGCTGCTGGCGCACGACCTGGACGAGGTGCGCGACGCGCTGGCCATCTCGCCGGACGTCCCGCTGGTCACCTGCGACGCGCGGGACCGCGCCTCGGTCGGCGGCGCGCTGAGGGCCCTCGTCTCCTACGCGATGGACCTGAGCCTGTCCTTCGGGCCGGTGTGA
- a CDS encoding styrene monooxygenase/indole monooxygenase family protein, translated as MRKVLIVGAGQSGLQLALGLVDGGYDVTVMSARTPEEIRGGRVMSTQCMFGPALQHERDLGLNLWEEATPDVRGLGLSVGVPGEGGGVQRALDWLGLLDEVAQSVDQRVKMAGWLELLEDRGGKVVYHGVTTADLDSLTSLYDLVVVAAGKGELVQLFDRDPERSPYREPQRVLSVAYVHGMEPRPEHPDVHAVRFNAVPGVGELFVIPGFTLSGPCEILFFEGLPGGPLDCWDDRPGPAEHLDRTLRLMREFMPWEHDRCRSVELTDARATLTGSYPPVVRKPVGRLPAGGRVLGMADVVVANDPITGQGSNNAAKCAASYLDSIEERGDRPFDEEWMAGAFESYWEHARHATFWTNAMLQPPPEHIMRIFGAASELPAVAGRFVNAFADPSDLRHWFFDPDLADRYLTSVSPA; from the coding sequence ATGCGGAAGGTGCTGATCGTCGGAGCGGGCCAGTCCGGCCTGCAACTGGCGCTCGGGTTGGTGGACGGGGGTTACGACGTCACGGTGATGTCCGCGCGGACGCCGGAGGAGATCCGCGGCGGGCGGGTGATGTCCACGCAGTGCATGTTCGGCCCGGCGCTCCAGCACGAGCGGGACCTCGGCCTGAACCTGTGGGAGGAGGCGACGCCGGACGTGCGCGGCCTCGGCCTGTCGGTGGGCGTGCCGGGCGAGGGCGGGGGAGTGCAGCGCGCGCTGGACTGGTTGGGCCTGCTCGACGAGGTCGCGCAGTCGGTGGACCAGCGGGTGAAGATGGCGGGCTGGCTGGAACTCCTGGAGGACCGCGGCGGCAAGGTCGTCTACCACGGCGTGACCACCGCCGACCTGGACTCGCTGACCTCGCTGTACGACCTGGTCGTGGTGGCGGCGGGCAAGGGCGAGCTGGTGCAGCTGTTCGACCGGGACCCCGAGCGGTCGCCGTACCGGGAGCCGCAGCGGGTGCTGTCGGTGGCCTACGTGCACGGCATGGAGCCCCGGCCCGAGCACCCGGACGTGCACGCGGTGCGGTTCAACGCGGTGCCGGGGGTCGGCGAGCTGTTCGTCATCCCCGGGTTCACCCTCAGCGGCCCCTGCGAGATCCTGTTCTTCGAGGGCCTGCCCGGCGGACCGCTGGACTGCTGGGACGACCGGCCCGGCCCGGCCGAGCACCTGGACCGGACGTTGCGCCTGATGCGCGAGTTCATGCCGTGGGAGCACGACCGCTGCCGCTCGGTGGAGCTGACCGACGCGCGCGCCACCCTGACGGGTTCCTACCCGCCGGTGGTGCGCAAGCCGGTGGGCAGGTTACCCGCGGGTGGTCGGGTGCTGGGGATGGCGGACGTCGTCGTGGCCAACGACCCGATCACCGGCCAGGGTTCCAACAACGCGGCCAAGTGCGCGGCGTCCTACTTGGACAGCATCGAGGAGCGCGGTGACCGGCCGTTCGACGAGGAGTGGATGGCGGGGGCCTTCGAGTCGTACTGGGAGCACGCCCGGCACGCCACGTTCTGGACCAACGCCATGCTCCAGCCGCCGCCTGAGCACATCATGCGCATCTTCGGCGCGGCGAGCGAGCTGCCGGCGGTGGCCGGGCGGTTCGTCAACGCCTTCGCCGACCCCTCGGACCTGCGGCACTGGTTCTTCGACCCGGACCTCGCCGACCGCTACCTGACCTCGGTCAGCCCGGCCTGA
- a CDS encoding SRPBCC domain-containing protein yields MSEDRIERDTLIDASVERVWSLVAAPGFWVADPESIKGTTAVEGESMVAKNPDDGDFPVTVVKVEPQSYVAYRWAPATPGQELTEGNSTLVEFTLSSEGDKTRLTVVESGFAALDVPDDLREQTFKNLTGGWPYVLNAAKTRVEESTV; encoded by the coding sequence ATGAGCGAAGACCGGATCGAGCGCGACACCCTGATCGACGCCTCGGTGGAGCGCGTCTGGTCGCTGGTGGCCGCGCCCGGCTTCTGGGTGGCCGACCCGGAGAGCATCAAGGGCACCACCGCCGTCGAGGGCGAGTCGATGGTGGCCAAGAACCCGGATGACGGCGACTTCCCGGTCACCGTGGTCAAGGTCGAGCCGCAGTCCTACGTGGCGTACCGCTGGGCGCCCGCCACCCCCGGTCAGGAGCTGACCGAGGGCAACAGCACCCTGGTCGAGTTCACCCTGTCCTCCGAGGGCGACAAGACGCGCCTGACCGTGGTGGAGAGCGGCTTCGCGGCGCTCGACGTGCCCGACGACCTGCGCGAGCAGACGTTCAAGAACCTCACCGGCGGCTGGCCGTACGTGCTCAACGCGGCCAAGACGCGCGTCGAAGAGTCGACTGTGTGA
- a CDS encoding sensor histidine kinase: MRSLLDQYRRQGARSLLDQARDTVADLLEPRRTPPPRAPLPPAPPPASRQRDDVLAGVCAGIALRDLNLVDSLLAELERMEAEEQDPDALARLYRLDHLATRLRRNAENLRVLAGQDAGAAAEETAPLVDVIRAAISAIEQYQRVEVGRVAQLAVVGFAADDVSRLLTELLDNATAQSPPNSAVTVSAHITENGSILLRVEDAGIGLPPERMADLNAELSAAPALDSATIEHMGLAVVRRLAEKHEVRVWLGRRSPHGTTASVLLPAELVREAPQVSFTRTTATPPAPVAQPSPRPHLEGPRHAVSDDGAANGGPTAGGVTPGGLPRRVPTSLRGVPAPAVPPQEHRGPVGGERFFADLADFDAGEQAARGTLPVDHREDHPSDD; this comes from the coding sequence ATGCGGTCGCTGCTCGACCAGTACCGCAGGCAGGGCGCCAGATCGCTGTTGGACCAGGCGCGGGACACCGTCGCCGACCTCCTCGAACCCCGGCGGACCCCACCGCCCCGCGCGCCGCTGCCCCCTGCCCCGCCGCCGGCGAGCAGGCAGCGGGACGACGTGCTCGCCGGCGTGTGCGCCGGGATCGCGTTGCGGGACTTGAACCTCGTGGACTCGCTGCTGGCGGAGCTGGAGCGGATGGAGGCCGAGGAGCAGGACCCCGACGCCCTGGCCCGGCTCTACCGGCTCGACCACCTGGCCACCCGGCTGCGCCGCAACGCCGAGAACCTGCGCGTGCTCGCGGGCCAGGACGCGGGCGCCGCCGCCGAGGAGACGGCGCCGCTGGTCGACGTCATCCGGGCCGCGATCTCCGCCATCGAGCAGTACCAGCGCGTGGAGGTCGGCCGGGTGGCGCAGCTGGCGGTGGTCGGCTTCGCCGCCGACGACGTCAGCCGGCTGCTGACCGAACTGCTCGACAACGCCACCGCCCAGTCGCCACCGAACTCGGCGGTGACCGTGAGCGCCCACATCACCGAGAACGGCAGCATCCTGCTGCGCGTCGAGGACGCCGGCATCGGCCTGCCGCCCGAGCGGATGGCCGACCTGAACGCCGAGCTGTCCGCCGCGCCCGCCCTCGACAGCGCCACCATCGAGCACATGGGGCTCGCGGTGGTGCGGCGGCTGGCCGAGAAGCACGAGGTGCGGGTGTGGCTGGGCCGCCGCTCGCCGCACGGCACGACCGCTTCCGTGCTGCTGCCCGCCGAGCTGGTGCGCGAAGCGCCGCAGGTGTCGTTCACGCGCACCACCGCCACGCCGCCCGCCCCGGTGGCCCAGCCCTCGCCCCGCCCGCACCTCGAAGGGCCGAGGCACGCGGTGTCGGACGACGGCGCGGCCAACGGCGGCCCGACCGCCGGCGGTGTGACGCCCGGCGGTCTGCCCCGCCGCGTCCCGACCAGCCTGCGCGGCGTCCCGGCGCCCGCCGTGCCGCCGCAGGAGCACCGCGGACCGGTCGGCGGCGAGCGGTTCTTCGCCGACCTGGCGGACTTCGACGCGGGCGAGCAGGCCGCCCGCGGCACCCTCCCCGTCGATCACCGCGAGGACCACCCGAGTGATGACTGA
- a CDS encoding VOC family protein produces the protein MTTLTPGSMLLGTTRPAEMRAWYVKALAPEFTGEGAIDLGGFLLVIDGRDDVEAKNNEPGRAIINFHVEDFDAMEAQLNAAGVQWISIEDREKGKFGTFADPDGNYLQIIQWK, from the coding sequence ATGACCACCCTGACGCCCGGAAGCATGCTGCTCGGCACCACCCGCCCCGCCGAGATGCGGGCCTGGTACGTCAAGGCGCTGGCGCCGGAGTTCACCGGCGAGGGCGCGATCGACCTGGGCGGCTTCCTGCTGGTCATCGACGGGCGCGACGACGTCGAGGCCAAGAACAACGAGCCGGGCCGCGCGATCATCAACTTCCACGTCGAGGACTTCGACGCCATGGAGGCCCAGCTGAACGCGGCCGGCGTGCAGTGGATCTCGATCGAGGACCGGGAGAAGGGCAAGTTCGGCACCTTCGCCGACCCCGACGGCAACTACCTCCAGATCATCCAGTGGAAGTAG
- a CDS encoding ArsR/SmtB family transcription factor, whose product MRAEPDGAVEEVGSVLVALADPTRRRLLDLLAAQGAVTATTLAGRLPVSRQAIVKHLAVLDAAGLVVGSRVGREVKYSLRPAGLDATTRWMSSLAADWDRRLAAIKRAAEAVEREIT is encoded by the coding sequence GTGAGGGCAGAACCCGACGGCGCGGTCGAGGAGGTCGGCAGTGTTCTCGTCGCGCTCGCCGACCCCACCCGTCGCCGACTGCTCGACCTCCTCGCCGCGCAGGGCGCGGTCACCGCGACGACGCTCGCCGGGCGGCTGCCCGTCTCCCGGCAGGCGATCGTCAAGCACCTCGCCGTCCTGGACGCCGCCGGCCTCGTCGTCGGCAGTCGGGTCGGGCGCGAGGTGAAGTACTCGCTGCGGCCCGCCGGTCTGGACGCCACCACGCGGTGGATGTCCTCGCTCGCGGCCGACTGGGACCGTCGGCTGGCGGCGATCAAGCGCGCCGCCGAGGCAGTGGAACGCGAAATCACGTAA
- a CDS encoding MFS transporter, whose product MSTQQTALSPGRANLVLATLFLGMFVLGSGELLVVGVLDLIAADLQVTIPAAGNLVTVYALGLAIGGPVLTALTIKLDRKLVLIGSVALFVACNLVAVLTPDYAVFMIVRFLIGASQGLFIAGAFIAGMAVVAPERMGQAIGIVVSGVSLAGALGVPLGTLVGQTLGWRGSFVAIVVGAVITLLATIALVPRVPPAGGGAAHQAKYAFAPRVLAVLFLNFIVFSATFAALTYIVPFLQNVTGISGAWLSAFLLAYGVATAIGSFRGGKFADWNASRTLIIGSIGLAASLLLLYFVGTVAWLVALALLAWGLFFYSMVPSLQVRVISLAGPGGQLAQSLPVSAANVGIALGAFAGSIAIDNYNASAPIIAAVIFAVITIAVAWATSYLKPPVVTDDTTTATPQTATEPA is encoded by the coding sequence ATGAGTACCCAGCAAACGGCGCTGAGCCCCGGCAGGGCCAACCTGGTCCTGGCCACGCTGTTCCTCGGAATGTTCGTGCTGGGCAGCGGGGAACTGCTCGTGGTCGGCGTGCTGGACCTGATCGCCGCCGACCTGCAGGTCACCATCCCCGCCGCCGGCAACCTGGTCACCGTCTACGCCCTCGGCCTGGCCATCGGCGGACCCGTCCTGACCGCCCTGACCATCAAACTCGACCGCAAACTCGTCCTCATCGGCTCGGTCGCGCTGTTCGTCGCCTGCAACCTCGTCGCCGTGCTGACCCCCGACTACGCCGTCTTCATGATCGTGCGCTTCCTCATCGGCGCCTCACAAGGACTCTTCATCGCCGGCGCCTTCATCGCCGGCATGGCCGTCGTCGCCCCCGAACGCATGGGCCAGGCCATCGGCATCGTCGTCTCCGGCGTCTCCCTCGCCGGCGCCCTCGGCGTCCCCCTGGGCACCCTCGTCGGACAGACCCTCGGCTGGCGCGGCTCCTTCGTCGCCATCGTCGTCGGCGCCGTCATCACCCTGCTCGCCACCATCGCCCTGGTCCCCCGCGTCCCACCCGCCGGCGGCGGCGCCGCCCACCAGGCCAAGTACGCCTTCGCCCCCCGCGTCCTGGCCGTGCTCTTCCTCAACTTCATCGTCTTCTCCGCCACCTTCGCCGCCCTGACCTACATCGTCCCCTTCCTGCAGAACGTCACCGGCATCTCCGGCGCCTGGCTCAGCGCCTTCCTGCTCGCCTACGGCGTCGCCACCGCCATCGGCTCCTTCCGCGGCGGCAAATTCGCCGACTGGAACGCCTCCCGCACCCTCATCATCGGCTCCATCGGCCTGGCCGCATCCCTGCTGCTGCTCTACTTCGTCGGAACCGTCGCCTGGCTCGTCGCCCTCGCCCTGCTCGCCTGGGGCCTGTTCTTCTACAGCATGGTCCCCTCCCTGCAGGTCCGCGTCATCAGCCTCGCCGGCCCCGGCGGCCAACTCGCCCAATCCCTGCCCGTCTCCGCCGCCAACGTCGGCATCGCCCTCGGCGCCTTCGCCGGCAGCATCGCCATCGACAACTACAACGCCTCCGCCCCCATCATCGCCGCCGTCATCTTCGCCGTCATCACCATCGCCGTCGCCTGGGCCACCAGCTACCTCAAGCCCCCGGTCGTCACCGACGACACCACCACCGCAACCCCCCAAACCGCAACCGAACCGGCGTAG
- a CDS encoding DUF742 domain-containing protein, whose amino-acid sequence MRSTRVRPYAITRGRTRPRHLLLVETLVSVPNYDPQASSQLMPESQALYERARQRTSVAELSAHLDIPLGVIRVLLSDLAAQELVFIHPTGFEYQYDVHLLERILDGLKGV is encoded by the coding sequence ATGCGCAGCACCAGGGTCCGCCCGTACGCGATCACCCGCGGCCGCACCCGGCCGAGGCACCTGCTGCTGGTGGAAACCCTGGTGTCGGTGCCGAACTACGACCCGCAGGCCAGCTCCCAGCTCATGCCCGAGTCGCAGGCGCTGTACGAGCGGGCGCGGCAGCGCACGTCGGTCGCCGAGCTGTCGGCGCACCTGGACATCCCGCTCGGCGTCATCCGGGTGCTGCTCAGCGACCTCGCCGCCCAGGAGCTGGTGTTCATCCACCCGACCGGTTTCGAGTACCAGTACGACGTGCACCTCCTGGAGAGGATTCTGGATGGGCTCAAGGGCGTTTGA
- a CDS encoding roadblock/LC7 domain-containing protein, translating into MTDQTAGPDFSWLINDFARRVHGVTHALILSSDGLPLVASDTVGVEAAEQLAAISSGMLSLARNAAAVFDKGSCEQIVVRLTGGYFLFMDIGEGAGLGVLTSPACDMKVIGYEMTKFVDNAGHALTPQLRADMRRTVTARRPGT; encoded by the coding sequence ATGACTGACCAGACCGCCGGGCCGGACTTCAGCTGGCTGATCAACGACTTCGCCCGCCGGGTGCACGGCGTCACGCACGCGCTGATCCTGTCGTCCGACGGACTTCCGCTGGTGGCCTCCGACACCGTCGGGGTGGAGGCCGCCGAACAGCTCGCCGCGATCTCCAGCGGCATGCTCAGCCTGGCGCGCAACGCCGCCGCCGTGTTCGACAAGGGCTCCTGCGAGCAGATCGTCGTCCGCCTGACGGGCGGGTACTTCCTGTTCATGGACATCGGTGAGGGCGCCGGCCTCGGCGTGCTGACCTCGCCGGCGTGCGACATGAAGGTCATCGGCTACGAGATGACCAAGTTCGTCGACAACGCCGGGCACGCGCTCACGCCGCAGTTGCGGGCCGACATGCGCCGCACGGTCACCGCGCGGCGCCCGGGCACGTGA
- a CDS encoding acyl-CoA dehydrogenase family protein, which yields MTIIAAPASAELVRRATELVPLIRKHAAWQEENKVLHEEVLQGIVDAGLMKMRVPVRYGGYEADVRTVCDVISELARGDGSVGWTVSTMTISSWLAGLFPDEVQDEVFADPDVRIGSSVSPNGVAAPTEGGAILNGKWPFSTGVLHSQWFIHSAVLAGEDGQFAPVMIAVPKADMTIVDDWDTVGLRGTGSVTTVVQDLFVPESRILPMLPLVMQNQHRSELNAGSPMWKAPFSPITAAGASAVPLGMAKAARDEFFERLPDRKITYTNYERQSEAPLTHLQVAEAAVKIDEAEFHVRRAAELVDAKVRDGESWTMEERALARMRMGASTLRAKEAVDLYNTASGGSSIYTDKPMQRIERDIQTINLHGVLHPNTNLELYGRVLCGLEPNTHLI from the coding sequence ATGACGATCATCGCGGCGCCGGCGAGTGCTGAACTCGTCCGCCGGGCGACCGAGCTGGTCCCTCTGATCCGCAAGCACGCCGCGTGGCAAGAGGAGAACAAGGTCCTGCACGAGGAGGTGCTGCAGGGGATCGTCGACGCCGGCCTGATGAAGATGCGGGTCCCGGTCCGCTACGGCGGTTACGAGGCCGACGTGCGCACGGTGTGCGACGTGATCTCCGAACTCGCCCGCGGCGACGGCTCCGTCGGGTGGACCGTGAGCACGATGACGATCAGCTCGTGGCTGGCCGGGCTGTTCCCGGACGAGGTCCAGGACGAGGTCTTCGCCGACCCCGACGTCCGGATCGGCAGCAGCGTCAGCCCCAACGGCGTCGCGGCGCCGACCGAGGGCGGCGCGATCCTCAACGGCAAGTGGCCGTTCAGCACCGGTGTGCTGCACAGCCAGTGGTTCATCCACTCCGCCGTGCTCGCCGGCGAGGACGGCCAGTTCGCCCCGGTGATGATCGCCGTGCCGAAGGCGGACATGACGATCGTGGACGACTGGGACACCGTGGGCCTGCGCGGCACGGGCAGCGTGACGACCGTCGTGCAGGACCTGTTCGTCCCGGAGTCGCGCATCCTGCCGATGCTCCCGCTGGTGATGCAGAACCAGCACCGCTCCGAGCTGAACGCCGGGTCCCCGATGTGGAAGGCGCCGTTCTCGCCGATCACGGCCGCCGGCGCCAGCGCCGTGCCGCTGGGCATGGCCAAGGCCGCGCGCGACGAGTTCTTCGAGCGGCTGCCCGACCGGAAGATCACCTACACCAACTACGAGCGCCAGTCCGAGGCCCCGCTGACGCACCTGCAGGTGGCCGAGGCGGCGGTGAAGATCGACGAGGCCGAGTTCCACGTGCGCCGCGCGGCCGAGCTGGTGGACGCCAAGGTGCGCGACGGCGAGTCGTGGACGATGGAGGAGCGCGCCCTCGCGCGGATGCGGATGGGCGCGTCGACCTTGCGCGCCAAGGAGGCCGTCGACCTCTACAACACCGCCAGCGGCGGGTCGTCCATCTACACCGACAAGCCGATGCAGCGCATCGAGCGCGACATCCAGACGATCAACCTGCACGGCGTGCTGCACCCGAACACGAACCTGGAGCTCTACGGGCGCGTGCTGTGCGGCCTGGAGCCCAACACCCACCTGATCTGA
- a CDS encoding GreA/GreB family elongation factor, with protein MTGTHPGVRRVWLTPDAHQRLRAELADLVAARAGTGDPEEHGSPPRVRREARVREIRELLNNAVVGEDPPDDGIAEPGMVLTVRYDDTGDAETFLLGMRAVEHGDIEVFSPESPLGAALTGARPGEQRAYRAPGGHTIRVTLLDAVPYGLHRADAG; from the coding sequence ATGACCGGCACCCACCCCGGCGTCCGACGCGTCTGGCTCACCCCCGACGCCCACCAGCGGCTGCGCGCCGAACTGGCCGACCTGGTCGCGGCCCGCGCCGGGACCGGCGACCCCGAGGAGCACGGCTCGCCGCCGCGCGTGCGGCGCGAGGCCCGCGTCCGCGAGATCCGGGAGCTGCTGAACAACGCCGTCGTCGGCGAGGACCCGCCGGACGACGGGATCGCGGAGCCCGGCATGGTGCTGACCGTGCGCTACGACGACACCGGCGACGCGGAGACGTTCCTGCTCGGGATGCGCGCCGTCGAGCACGGCGACATCGAGGTCTTCTCCCCCGAGAGCCCCTTGGGCGCCGCGCTCACCGGGGCCCGCCCGGGTGAGCAGCGCGCCTACCGCGCGCCCGGCGGCCACACGATCCGGGTCACCCTGCTGGACGCCGTCCCCTACGGCCTGCACCGGGCCGACGCCGGGTGA
- a CDS encoding group III truncated hemoglobin has product MPTADRPSDASGRDGGAGVTATRDLGDRQDVLAVVGEFYRRAFEDGALGPVFRDVARLDLTSHLPVMADFWETVLFRAGSYRRNLLRVHLDLDGRARLSPAHFSRWLALWNATVDGMFAGEKADLAKSQAERIARSMARRLERGDASELVTIRRRDHTERS; this is encoded by the coding sequence GTGCCCACCGCCGACCGGCCGTCCGACGCGTCCGGTCGGGACGGGGGAGCGGGTGTGACCGCGACGCGCGACCTGGGCGATCGGCAGGACGTGCTGGCCGTCGTCGGCGAGTTCTACCGGCGCGCCTTCGAGGACGGGGCGCTCGGGCCGGTCTTCCGCGACGTGGCCCGGCTGGACCTCACGTCGCACCTGCCGGTCATGGCGGACTTCTGGGAGACGGTCCTGTTCCGCGCCGGCTCCTACCGCCGCAACCTCCTGCGCGTCCATTTGGACCTGGACGGGCGCGCCCGCCTGTCGCCCGCGCACTTCTCGCGGTGGCTGGCGCTGTGGAACGCGACCGTCGACGGGATGTTCGCGGGCGAGAAGGCCGACCTCGCCAAGTCGCAGGCCGAGCGCATCGCCCGGTCGATGGCCCGGCGGCTGGAGCGCGGTGACGCCAGCGAGCTGGTCACCATCCGGCGGCGCGACCACACCGAGCGGTCCTGA